Part of the Lotus japonicus ecotype B-129 chromosome 6, LjGifu_v1.2 genome, ggacgtccagttggagagagaaaggaggtatgaggagagagggaagcacgtgagtatcacgtgacccttatctgaacccattatacctaaacccctgacctccctggaacgaagaaggtaacgcgatttagatccctagggtttcagatttgagtataatgggttcatataaggttcacgtgatactcacgtgctcccctctctcctcagatctcctttttctctccaactagacgtccacgtaatcctcctccattaagaaataaacggtaggactaacgttgcacgcagcctataacgtcggggaccatccatataattaaattaggtgggggaccaaaatcgtggcattggtaaacgtcggggaccaaagttgcaattaagcctttcttTTACTTGTGTTTATGTGAGTGGGCCTCCAAACCCTTGAAAACCTAAACAAATTATGACATGcgatttatcaaaaaaaaaaattgcatgtCTGAGTCTAGTGTGTTATTTATTATAGgctttcttttttttcctaaaCCTTGATCTGTTGAAAGTCTCACATAGCCTCGTAGCCTATTTAAAAGTCTGTTTTATCATATGACATTCAAGTATACCAACAAATCTATTTGTACACATGTCAACAAACTTATATAactaaagagaaaaaaatataatactaTCATTATATCGTCTAAGTAAAAGTAAATAGGTCATCACTCTATATCTATGAAGGTTTATACGATCAAATAATTATTTAGTCTAAATgcttaaacatataaataagtcaataaaTATATAACTTTTTAATATTGTTATagaaataaaatcaaaaaataatgaaataaatttatatttattaaaataaatcgGTCTGTTAGGCTTATAAGGCTTTTCGAGTAGCCTAAGTCTAACATTTTTAATCATAAAGACTTTTCAAAAAGCATTGACCTTGTGTATTTATTAATTTGGCTTAACTTGACCTGAGTCTGATGTAGGCTAAGCCACAGGCCTCTGTCGGCAGCCTGCTGCACTTCTATCCCTGCGATGTATGTCATGAAAATTATTAAGTTTCAATCAAATTATTGTAAAAATATTCTTATAAAATGCAATCGTCGTTGTTGAACATGTATTTATAATCAAAAAGTTGaagttttgtttttgaaaatttgaaaccaaaaccgaaaattacataatttcttACAAAATTTATTAGTATGAAAATAACATTGGTATTGATATCAGACTATTCAGTTTTGAATATTTGACTTATCACGATCGTTTCAAATTAATTTGCACTATCATTTAGCATGTGTATTTGATTCATTAATTTATTAATGAGATTGAATAATGTTAGGaaacttaataattttaatagctaaattttggaatgaaatttattaagtttctataataataaatattgagATCAATGATTTAGTAATTGTATCAATTTACATCAATTTGTAatcaaagaaattaaataatgttATGAAACTTAATAATTGTAATGATCAAATTTCGAGACTAAATTTATTAagtttatataataataatgattgAGATCAATGATTTTGTAATTGTATTAATTTATTACTCCCTCTGGTCCTTATTACAAGAAACAATTGACTTTTTTGGTTCATAGAATAATTAATGTATCTTTTACTAAATATAGACTAGATACATCAATTACATAATGAACCTAAAAAGTCAAATGTTTCTTATAataaggaccggagggagtatcatCATTTTCAAAATGCGAAATACTCTCCCCGctcctatttatctgtccaggaagagaaagttcacacaaattaaggaaatcaattaattgtattgattttcataaaagtattatttgttttcctatataaccctttagaatgtattttatctttcttcatttattgtttctgtaaggacatttcttggaaaaacatcaattaatactctcttgaaactctaaagtggacagttaataaggaacggatgGAGTAGGGGTGGCAAAACCCGTTTGGCCCACCTTTTTTGACGGGTTGGGTTAGGATTTTGAACCCAAATTTAAAAGTGggtcaacccaacccaacccgtattTTGGCGGGTTAatgacgggttgggttgggctagCTCGCCAacccatttttcactttttttttgaaattttttaaaatttatttctatttttattctttCAGTAGATTATTTTAAGGTGCGCATATAATACGACAGacctaaactaaaaaaaaaaaattattttgaaaactcCCTTCAATGTATTCACCTATATAAGTTGCTGCTCTTATTCGTAGGTTATTTTTTGTCTAAAACTTTCATAACTACTCgacattatattttataattgttgATTGACTATTATTGGCTAAAGTAAACTCTTGTTACTAGTGAGGTTACAGTTTTACAACTTTTAATAACCACacatgataaatatttttttgttattgctATTGGTGAGACTTTCTAGTTGAACTCATAACATTTAAAGATAAAGAACAAGTATAATTCTACTTTTTTCATGTGTCAACATATAAAAATTGAAAGATTGCTTAAAATTTCTCATtgcatttctttttttatttcactacATTTTCTAAGTGGGCTAGCCCGCCAACCCGTTTTCCCGTCaaaatatgggttgggttgagactttgaacccaaataccaaaagtgggctagcccaacccaacccgcattTCGACGGGTTAGTGGCGGGTTGGGTCCAACCCGGCCCGCCAACCCATATTGCCACCCCTAGGATGGAGTATATATGAGATAGAAcaatacaccctccggtcacatatataagcaaaaaacactttttatgttcattcatttaataaatgtatctagtcattaaaacaactagatacattcattaaatgaatgaacctaaaaagtgttttttgcttatatatgttaTCGAATGAAAGAATGCATAAAATTATGTGACATTATCAATCAACTAATTATTGTATGAGAAAATAgtaaaatcaaatcagataaagGTCGGGAAAGTGCACCTAGAAGAGTtgtatttagttttgaaaatatATTACATTTACATTATAAGATaagataaaaattcaaaaatagaTTATATTATAAGATGAGATAAGAATTCAAAACAGGAAATGGTGTTGTCTTCAGTGGTACAGTTTAAAACTGTCTCATGGTGGTTCAGTTAAAGGATATCCATCAGATATaatagtttaaaattaaatggTTGAGATTAATTTTGGTTGAATGTTAAATTTACTAAAATGTCCTTGACCCCAACGGGACCAGACCACCATCCTCAACATCTCTCACTTCCCTGCCCCTCTCTCCTCACCTCCGacctgccaccaccaccaccgcacaACGGGACCAGATCTCCTCCTTCAAAGATTCGTATCCACAAAATCTTCCACATCTGATATTCCAGATTCCTTCAACGAGTTCCTCTTTTTCTTTGCTGAGCCTTATGATTATGAACATGAGCAAATCTTAGTTCAAGATCTGAGCTTTCCAGATCTCCTCCATCAAAATTTCCAGTGCAGTGCAGATGAACAAGAAAAAGGTCTCAGTGCGATAAGGGATGGGGCGTTTTAGTTCGGAGGGGAGGTGGGAGAGGAAGAGGCGGCGGCGGGAGCAGAGGTCGTAGGCGGCAAGGGCGTTGAACGGAGGGAGCGGCTCAAGGACGTGGAGGGCgctgcttcttcttcatccCTCGATCTCTCAATCCCCTGTAAGGCTGTAACCAAGACAGAATAAACAAAGCAGAACAATACAACCCTAATTCTCAAATTAAGAACCAAAACCACGTGATTGAAGATGGGCAATGGAGAATACATGTAAAGGTGGGTAAAGGGTAGATGGGGTTGGATCAAAATCGTATTTGATGATGATGTATGTATTCTTCCTCATATGCAATTGATAGCCCAGAAAAGGTCTGGAAAAATTGAGCAAGCGTTGAAGAAAGTGGTGAATTAGTGGTAGAAGGagaaatattgaaaattttCCCAAAAATATATGACATATTGGGTGGAAAACTTTGAAAATTCCCTTTCTGCTGATGTTCTTCCAGAATATGGGTCTGATTTGTTTCAGGTGAGGGGAGAGGTGGtgagagaaaaggagaagaatggaaggttaaaataaaaaatggacaATTTTATAATTATCATGTGAAATAGTGATTGCACCATAGTGAGTCAGTTTTTAACTGACCCACCAAAGACGTCGTCACAGGAAATGGGAAGGAacggttaaatatgtttttagtttttactacTTTAACCCAAGTTActcaatattattttttacatcAACATGGTAAAAAGGTTCGAATCAGGAACCATACACGTGCACTCTATTATGCGACTCTTAACTTAAAAACAACTTCATAATCTCATCATCTTTTCTTCGATTCATTAACTCCCCCGAAACCACCACTCCGCCGCCACCATGTCGCCGTCCGCCGAAGATCCCGGCGGAGCCTGCCTATCCGACCCGCCGGAGACCAACGGCTTCCACAATGACACCAATACGCCGGACGAACCGACCTCTCCTACCGCGCCGCCGCCGCGTCTCCGTTCCCTCCGCCGCGCAGCCGCGCCGGAGAAGCTTCGGAAAGTCGCCGTCGCATCGGCGAAGGGCTTCTCGATCGGAGCTGGTCTCAAGGGCGGTCTCGCTCTCTTCGCGATCCTGGCGCGACTCACGCGGAAAAAGCCGCCAAGGTGAGAGATGAATAACCATTAACCAGAGAATGGCTCTAACTCGATGAACTCCATGTTCGCGTTTTGCAATGGTTGATTGGAATGGTTTATCTTTGTTCAGGAAGGAGATTGTGGTGTCAAATAGTGAAGCCATTGTTACTGCTTTGAAGGAGACACTGAGATACGGTCTCTTCCTTGGAACCTTCGCCGGAACGTTTGTGTCAATGGATGAGCTTATAGCTGCTGTTGGAGGCCATCGCAGGCATGTTTTACtttcatattttctttttctgaaatGCATATAGTGTAACAGTAACTATAGGTCAGTTGTAGAAGTGATTCTGGATCTAAATTGTAGTAAGTGATTCAAAATACTGTGGTTTGAGCTACATGATTTTCAGTAATTGAATGAGTTTGTATTGTAGCACTTGAAGTTCTATCAGTTTTTGTTATGGTAGTGGCTTTTGTTTTGTTGGGGTTATGGAGTGAGAGTGATTGTGATTGGTTAAGTGTTGTGGTTTCAGGACAGGGAAGTGGAGGGCTATGTTGGCTGGGGCGGTTGCTGGGCATTCGATGCTTTTGACGGGGTTAGAGGCGCAGCACACGAGCTTGGCTATTTATATTCTCATGCGGGCTGCTGTCTTGGCATCTCGTTGTGGGATTAAGAGTGAGCGGTTTGGGAGAATTTGTAAGCCTCTCACGTGGAAGCATGGTGACATTTTCCTCATGTGTCTCTCCTCTTCGCAAATATTGTATGTAATCATCTTTTATGtgctctttctctttcttgttATTCATtcattagttttagtttttactGGGGAAAATATGTATTACTACTTTATTAACATAGTTGCCCTTGTTCATGCTTGCTTCTTTATAGTTTTTTAGCTCAGCTCTCCTTTGAATTGGAtatcttcttttcttttgaaTCATGTATTGGTACGTTGCGGTTTCCATATTATCACTGTCTCTGTTTTACTTGATGGCTTCACAGTTTAAGGTTGTTGAGTGATGTGGATTCCAGTTGTTCTGCTCTGTTTGCGGATAAAGCATGACTGTATTAATATAGATTGATTCCAAGTGTGATGCTTTGTTGATATAGGAATGCTAATATATGTGCTCCAGTAAAACTCGATGCTGTTGGATTAAATAGTTTCGCATAATGAGTGGCTGGTCTAGTTCAACCAGTGAGCCTTTAACTACCGACTTTGATTTGATCGCTCATCAATTTGTAGCTAGTTATTTACCCTTTACTCATATTGTCCATGCTATGATTGCCTGAAGCTGCAGGACTTTGCCTTTCCTAGTTTTTACAATTCAATATACATTATTTGCTCATGATGTCCTCCTATAGCAGTATGTCAAGTTAATAGCTACTAGATAAATAGGAAGGTAGCATAGAGCAGAAAAGAACTAACACTGAAAAACATGTTGCTCATCTCTAAATTCTTCTTGTAATCCtttcttatatttatgatatattaagaAAGCTTGACATAGCCATGAATTTGTTTATGCAGATATAGCCCTGGCATTTTCTTTCTGGGGCTATTTTTTTGAGACTGGAACTCACTTGATGCTACCtccttctctttttctcttaatAATATGATTAAAAGAAGTTTTTTTAAGAAACTTCAATGATAATAGAGAATATTTTGGTTTCAGGTCTGCTTATATATTAAAGCAAGAGAGTTTGCCTGCATCATATAAATCCTTTCTCAATAAACATGGTGGAAAGGATCCAGTTATCTTACAAGGTGTAAAAGATATAGCCAGTGGCAAGCCATTTACTAATTTGGATGCAATAGAGAAATACTACAAGACCGTGGGTGTCGATGTGAAATTAGATCCAAATATGAAAGTCCCATGCTCGGTATGAATTTAAGCATTTGGTGATTCTTGTCATTCTCTTTCAATCTCAATAAGTGTAAATAACACAtggaaaataaataaagtaaaagAAAACATAGGTATTAAACAGTGTTCAATATAGAAGTCCGAAGCTGAATTTGATTGCACTGTAACAGTAACAGTAGCATCAATTTCTTCATTATGACCAAATCATGTAAAGTTTGAGTGTGTGACTCTTATGATGGATTATGATTCATATTTAATCTGGGATTACATGTAACTTGTAAGCTTCATTTTACAAATGTCTGGAACTCGGTGGAACATATAGGTTTTGATCTTTCTTTTCTGTTCTGTGCCCTGAGAAAATTAtccattcaattttaatcatatTTGTATTGAATTTCTCATTATTTTTGTTACGCATATAAATAGGGATTGGCCTTGTAATTGAGATATGTTGAATATTGTTGAGATAATGAAACCCCTTCTATCCCTTTGTTCTCTCTTCTCTGTCCCTATTccctctcttctccctctctgAGATTCTGGTTGTAtcaattttattctatttacaTTTTTGGGTGTTCAACTTTGTCATTCTTGCATGATGCTTCTTATTGAACTATGTACACCAAGTCCTGTTAGAAACATTTCACCTAGGTCTGGAAAATTAGTTGGTTCTCTGTTTAAAATCACTGATATTTCTGTTGCTTCTCTCGGTTTAAAATCGCTGATATTTTGCAGATTGTACATGGGaatcaatcatgtggggggcacgtcctttcttttcttcttcaagcCTACAAAAGAGC contains:
- the LOC130724353 gene encoding uncharacterized protein LOC130724353; translated protein: MSPSAEDPGGACLSDPPETNGFHNDTNTPDEPTSPTAPPPRLRSLRRAAAPEKLRKVAVASAKGFSIGAGLKGGLALFAILARLTRKKPPRKEIVVSNSEAIVTALKETLRYGLFLGTFAGTFVSMDELIAAVGGHRRTGKWRAMLAGAVAGHSMLLTGLEAQHTSLAIYILMRAAVLASRCGIKSERFGRICKPLTWKHGDIFLMCLSSSQILSAYILKQESLPASYKSFLNKHGGKDPVILQGVKDIASGKPFTNLDAIEKYYKTVGVDVKLDPNMKVPCSIVHGNQSCGGHVLSFLLQAYKRALPVYLPVYLIPALIVHRKGLLQRPNTILAKGLVGTARSSLFLSVYCTSAWMWTCFLFRIFRRCNVPMVAMGTFPTGLALAIEKKSRRIEISLYCLARAIESFFTCIADAGYLPQSRRIKRADVMVFSLSTAIIMHCYAQEREVFKSKYLNVLDWVFGVPPPPCETPRYKDA